One part of the Raphanus sativus cultivar WK10039 chromosome 7, ASM80110v3, whole genome shotgun sequence genome encodes these proteins:
- the LOC108815661 gene encoding uncharacterized protein At4g04775-like, producing the protein MSSVNSSSVSRDRVAKQRGIPRRCNCGKAVSCFTSRTVENPGRLFHSCPLGSKQDKTHLFKWTDKSVVEEIEDFQDLFDVLLVDNSEFQKSMGAAESMMKCNNSKIEEMENAIAQCEEKTTKCIRELRIIKALFLCCLVVVFMYLIFA; encoded by the exons ATGTCTTCTGTCAATTCTTCATCCGTTTCAAGAGATCGAGTCGCCAAACAACGTGGAATTCCCAGAAGATGCAATTGCGGTAAGGCAGTGTCGTGTTTCACTTCAAGAACAGTTGAAAATCCGGGAAGATTATTCCATTCTTGTCCGTTGGGATCCAAGCAG GACAAAACCCACTTGTTCAAATGGACTGATAAGTCAGTTGTTGAGGAAATTGAAGACTTCCAGGACCTCTTTGACGTGCTGCTCGTTGACAACTCCGAGTTTCAGAAATCAATGGGAGCTGCTGAGAGCATGATGAAATGCAATAACAGTAAAATTGAAGAGATGGAAAATGCAATTGCACAATGTGAAGAGAAGACCACAAAATGCATTAGGGAATTAAGGATCATAAAAGCTTTGTTCTTGTGTTGTTTGGTGGTGGTGTTCATGTACCTTATCTTTGCATGA
- the LOC108815660 gene encoding uncharacterized protein LOC108815660 yields the protein MVLIYVKSGEWVSDFSEEWSFVVEKARGGRMVTLETTTPLVVVKRIVCEDYGVDHNVVNAEFNYSIVNQRGNPPIFITNDRQSSNFVAYAKRDSSTTLCVTFSASGVNKNERINIDLNKEPCDSSNIEDEEVPEINGAAFVKPSKESCGRKKDHVAADGCRDAGLRSQKIGDSQNNGDSEKSGREWRGDFVKKNQLFKSKEVLKATMEILAMKNNFDYTVIKSTRKWWYCRCKDALCNWSVRAEGLDGSAYFMINRCEERHSCAPSKKSNFGKTASARTIGTLIQHRYGDANDGPKPNDIIDFMRLDHSCETTYGHAWEAREFAIAAARGIPDRSYAKIPSYLHMLKEANPGTHTDYEINDKGRFMYLFMAFGQSVRGYYNAMRRVIVVDGTFLKNKYRGVLLVATAVDGNSNLYPIAFGVVDSENDDSWGWFFRQLKVVIADCQDLAFVSDRNSSIAKAIGTVYPRSAHGICIHHLLTNVVAFFKTKGFTALVEKASRAYRFTEFEEHMTQIFDMSPELGRYLQEADVRKWARSLFPGSRYDIRTTNPAESINSVLRVPREYPVIPLLDSIRELLTRWFYERRLVSSKHLDPLTAEVEKKIDRRIVKAKGFKVYKTDNVKSVVKGDIYDCHVDLERRTCTCGKYDIGKIPCRHAIPAIYSRGLEVHRFTDAFYSTTAWRTAYEESINPIAVPQSEWKVPAEVKLAKILPPETRKSAGRPVKRRHESVEDKIKSSQGSRKNKKHKCSRCGNKGHKRGTCDLPIGMEV from the exons ATGGTTCTAATCTATGTTAAATCCGGAGAATGGGTGTCTGATTTCAGTGAAGAGTGGAGTTTCGTGGTAGAGAAAGCAAGGGGTGGTCGAATGGTAACATTAGAAACTACTACTCCATTGGTGGTGGTCAAGAGGATCGTGTGTGAGGATTATGGGGTGGACCATAATGTTGTTAATGCCGAGTTCAATTACTCGATAGTGAATCAAAGAGGGAATCCTCCAATTTTTATCACCAATGATCGCCAATCATCTAATTTTGTGGCTTATGCGAAGAGGGATTCATCTACTACCTTGTGCGTCACGTTCTCTGCTTCTGGCGTAAACAAAAACGAACGGATCAATATTGATTTGAATAAGGAGCCGTGTGATTCAAGTAATATTGAGGATGAAGAAGTTCCGGAGATAAATGGAGCCGCGTTTGTGAAGCCGTCAAAGGAGTCTTGTGGTAGAAAAAAGGATCATGTCGCCGCTGATGGTTGCCGTGATGCTGGTTTAAGGAGTCAAAAAATTGGAGATTCTCAAAATAATGGAGATAGTGAAAAGTCTGGTCGAGAGTGGAGAGGAGATTTCGTGAAGAAGAATCAACTTTTCAAGAGTAAAGAGGTTCTGAAGGCAACAATGGAAATTTTGGCGATGAAGAATAATTTCGATTACACTGTTATCAAATCCACGAGAAAATGGTGGTATTGCCGATGTAAGGATGCATTATGCAATTGGAGTGTGCGTGCAGAAGGTCTGGACGGGTCTGCATATTTCATGATCAACCGGTGTGAGGAACGACATTCATGTGCACCTTCAAAGAAAAGCAATTTCGGAAAAACAGCATCGGCAAGAACAATTGGGACACTAATACAACATCGATACGGTGATGCCAACGATGGTCCAAAACCAAATGACATCATTGACTTTATGAGATTGGACCATAGTTGTGAGACTACTTATGGGCACGCTTGGGAAGCTCGGGAGTTTGCTATTGCAGCTGCTAGAGGTATACCAGATCGCAGTTATGCTAAAATACCATCGTATTTGCATATGCTTAAAGAAGCTAATCCTGGTACGCATACTGACTATGAAATTAATGACAAGGGGAGATTCATGTATCTATTTATGGCATTTGGGCAATCAGTTAGAGGATACTACAATGCAATGCGAAGGGTGATTGTTGTTGATGGAacttttctgaaaaataaatacagaGGAGTTCTACTTGTTGCTACTGCTGTAGATGGTAACTCTAACTTGTATCCGATTGCATTTGGAGTTGTTGATTCAGAGAATGACGATTCATGGGGTTGGTTCTTCAGACAGTTGAAAGTGGTTATTGCTGACTGTCAAGACTTGGCTTTTGTCTCAGATAGAAATTCATCTATTGCTAAAGCGATTGGGACTGTCTACCCGCGATCAGCACATGGAATATGCATTCATCACTTGTTGACCAATGTGGTTGCATTTTTCAAGACAAAAGGGTTTACTGCCTTGGTTGAAAAGGCTTCACGGGCATATAGGTTCACTGAATTTGAGGAACATATGACCCAAATTTTTGATATGAGTCCTGAGCTTGGAAGATATCTACAGGAGGCTGATGTGCGCAAATGGGCTCGTTCTCTGTTCCCTGGATCCAGGTACGACATTAGAACCACAAACCCTGCAGAGTCAATAAATTCAGTCTTGAGAGTACCTAGAGAATATCCGGTTATTCCTTTGCTAGATAGTATAAGAGAACTGTTGACTCGATGGTTCTATGAGCGTCGTCTGGTAAGCTCTAAGCATCTTGATCCTTTAACCGCTGAGGTGGAGAAAAAGATAGATAGGAGAATTGTGAAGGCaaaagggtttaaggtttacaAGACTGACAACGTCAAATCGGTGGTGAAAGGAGACATATATGATTGTCATGTTGATTTGGAAAGAAGAACATGCACATGTGGGAAGTACGATATAGGAAAAATTCCTTGCCGACACGCCATTCCAGCAATTTATTCACGAG GTTTGGAAGTACACAGATTTACCGACGCCTTCTACAGCACTACAGCGTGGAGAACCGCATATGAGGAAAGCATTAACCCAATAGCAGTTCCACAATCTGAATGGAAGGTCCCAGCTGAGGTTAAACTTGCCAAGATTTTACCACCAGAAACAAGAAAGAGTGCTGGTCGACCAGTAAAGAGAAGGCATGAATCAGTAGAAGACAAGATAAAATCTTCTCAAGGATCAAGAAAGAATAAAAAGCACAAGTGCAGCCGTTGTGGTAACAAAGGACACAAGAGAGGGACATGCGATTTACCCATTGGAATGGAAGTATAA